AGGGCCGATTCATGCACGACGGCATGGCGACCTTCTTCGGCTCGTTCGCCTGGATGCTTTTCTCGCAAGGGTGGTTGCGGTTGGCCCTCTTGGAGATCGGGGGCGAACCCTGGGCCGGCGTGTACGCGTTCCGATCCTGGAACGATTGGGACGTCTGGAACTCGGCGTTCGACCATCGTCGGCGCGAGCTCTCTCCAGGGATGGTCCTGATGGGGGAGTGCATCCGGCTCGCGGCCGCGGAGGGGTGTACGACCTTCGACTTCCTTCGGGGCACCGAGCCCTACAAGTACCGCTTTGGGGCCGTGGACGAGCCTCTGATCAGGCTCGAGGTTCGGCGCGGGTAGGGTACGGGAACATCCCGAGGCCTCCCTGCGTTCGACCGAACGCACGGACGGATGAGCCGGAGGGCAGCTTTTGCAAGAGATACGCGGGACGATGCCGCGCGAGGCCCCGAGCCGGGTCGAACGGGTCGCGCTCGTCAGCGTCCACACGTGTCCGTTGGACCAGCCGGGGATCGGCGACTCCGGTGGCATGAACGTCTACGTCCGATCGGTCGCGCGCCGGCTCGCCGAGATGGGCGTCGAGGTTGATATCTTCACCCGCGCCGCCGGCCCCGAGCAGCACGTCGTGGACGTCGACCCCGGTGTTCGGGTGGTTCACCTGGAGGCGGGCCCCGACCGTCCGGTTGAGAAAGAGGAACTCCCGAACTATCTCGGTGAGTTCCTCACCTCGATGGTTCGCTTCGATTCCGAGGAGGCAGCGCGCCTCGGCGCGGACACTCCGATCTACGACGTCGTCCACTCGCACTACTGGCTATCGGGATCGATCGGGCGCCGCGCCCGCGAACGCTGGGGCGTCTCGCTCGTTCACTCCTTCCACACGCTCGGCGCCGTGAAGAACCTCACGCTTGCGGAGGGCGAGTCGCCCGAACCTCAGAACCGCATCGCAGGAGAGAAGAAGATCGCCCAGGTCGCCGACTGCATCCTCGCCCCGACGGTGGGAGAGGCGGCCGACCTCGTGAACCTGTACGGAGCCGACCCCCGGCGTGTGCGCGTCGTGGCGCCGGGCGTGGACACGGACGTGTTAACGCCCGGAGACCGCGAGGCTGCGAAAGCCGCGCTCGGCCTGGCCGGACGAGCCGTCGTGCTTTTCGTCGGCAGGCTGCAACCTCTCAAGCAACCCGACGTCGCCGTCCGAGCCATCGCGCGGCTGGCGTCGTCGTCGTCCGGACTCGCTCAACGGCCGACGCTGGTCGTCGTCGGAGGACCGTCGGGCCGAGGCGGCGTGCAACCCGAGTCGCTCACCAAACTTGCCGCAGAGCTCGGCGTGGCCGATCTGGTTCGTCTCGAGGGAACGGTGCCCCACGACGTCATCCCAATCTATTACCGGGCCGCGGATGTGACGCTGATCCCTTCGCGGAGCGAGTCTTTCGGGCTCGTCGCGATCGAATCGAGCGCGTGTGGAACCCCCGTGATCGCCTCGGATGTCGGAGGGCTTCGGGTCGCCGTTCGCGACGACGTAACCGGATGGCTCGTGCCGAGCTTCGCACCGGAGGCGTTCGCCGACGCGCTCGGGCGCGTGCTCGGCGACCCGGTGCACGCGGCGGCGATGGGAACGGCC
This genomic interval from Actinomycetota bacterium contains the following:
- the mshA gene encoding D-inositol-3-phosphate glycosyltransferase; the protein is MPREAPSRVERVALVSVHTCPLDQPGIGDSGGMNVYVRSVARRLAEMGVEVDIFTRAAGPEQHVVDVDPGVRVVHLEAGPDRPVEKEELPNYLGEFLTSMVRFDSEEAARLGADTPIYDVVHSHYWLSGSIGRRARERWGVSLVHSFHTLGAVKNLTLAEGESPEPQNRIAGEKKIAQVADCILAPTVGEAADLVNLYGADPRRVRVVAPGVDTDVLTPGDREAAKAALGLAGRAVVLFVGRLQPLKQPDVAVRAIARLASSSSGLAQRPTLVVVGGPSGRGGVQPESLTKLAAELGVADLVRLEGTVPHDVIPIYYRAADVTLIPSRSESFGLVAIESSACGTPVIASDVGGLRVAVRDDVTGWLVPSFAPEAFADALGRVLGDPVHAAAMGTAGARFARRFDWRRASIDLLAIYEDLAEPEPAG